Within the Saccharopolyspora gloriosae genome, the region ACTGCTCCGCGGAATCCGCATCACCGGTGGACAGCTCGGCCTCGGCGCAGAACGCGGCGTAGCCGTCGGCGGATCCCGTCACAAGGGTCGCGCGCTTGCCGTCGCGGTCCGCGAGCAGCATCTCGCGCTGCAGCTCCAGCAGGTGCGCGTCGTGGTCCGGAGCGAGCGGCAGCGCGGGTGCGCGGCGGCGCAGCTCGGCGAGGTCCTCGGCAGGCCAGTGCAACACGACCACGTCGTGCCGATCCGCCATCGCATCAACGAACTTCTCGACGAAGCCCGGCTCGCAGGCGGCCTCCGCGAACGGACCGGCCGGACCGAAGGCCGCTTCGGAGATCCTGTCCAGCGCGTGGTCGAGCTCGTCCGGTGGCTGGCCGAGATCGGTGCGGATTTCGCGCCGTATTCGCAGCAGCTCGACACCGTCGTCGTTGACGGCGAGCTCGGTTTCGGGATCGGTCGCGTCGGGAATCAGGCGGGTGATGCCGATGTGGAGCCAGCGCAACGCCGTCGCGGTGTCCCCGGCGTGCTGGTAGGCGCCGGAAGCGGCGATGTAGGTGTGCTCGCGCGAGTTGAGATCGCCCATGAGCTCGTTGAGCAGCCGGTCGGCTTCGGCGCGTTCTCCGAGCCGCATGAGCATTTCGGCGTACGTGGCACGCGGGTCGAACAGCGACTCGCCGGTGTCGGCGTCGATCGCGGCCAGCAGCGCGGCGCGTTCCCGTTCCGGTTCGTGCGCGGTGCGCCAGTAATCGGCCGCTTCGACCAGGTCATCGGTGCGTTCACCGCTGTTCTCGGCATCCGCTTCGAGTGCCTCGGCCCGTTCGATGGCGGCCCTGCGGCTGTCCCTGCCCATGGCGGTCACTCTACCGAGATCGATACTCATAGTGACAGGAGATCGGCCGCTCATCACGGAGCGTTCCGAGCAAGCCCCGTCGAAGATCGTCAGCGGTGAGCCGATGAGCCGTGATCACCCGCGTTCTCAACGGTCTTCTCGCGAGGGCGGCAACGTCGCTCGCGGCGGCGCCGCTTGCGAAATCGCCGTCACCTCGGCCAGGGGGGCACGGCGAGAAGACCGCTGAGGTCCGCGACTCGGCTCGTTGAGATCAGACCGCCACCGGAAGGGACTTGACCGAGTCCCAGCCGTCGACCTGCTGCGGGGAGCGCGGTTCCGGGCCGACGTACTGCGCGGACGGGCGCACCAGCCGGCCGGTGCGCTTCTGCTCCAGCACGTGCGCCGACCAGCCCGCGGTGCGGGCGCAGGTGAACATCGCGGGCATCATCTCCGTCGGCACCTGGGCGAAGTCCAGGATCACCGCCGCCCAGAACTCCACGTTCGTCTCGATCGGCCGGTCCGGGCGCCGCTCCCGCAGCACCGACAGCGCGGCCCGTTCCAGTTCGGCGGCGGCCTCGTAGCGCGGCGCGGACAGCTGCTCGCAGGTGCTGCGCAGCACCCGAGCCCGCGGGTCCTCCGCCCGGTACACCCGGTGGCCGAAGCCCATCAGCCGGTCCCCGCGGTCCAAGATGGACTCGACGACCTTGCGGGCGTCGCCGGTGCGCTCGGCCTCGGCCAGCATCGGCAGCACCCGGGCCGGGGCGCCGCCGTGCAACGGGCCGGACATGGCGCCGACCGCGCCGGACAGGCTCGCCGCCACATCGGCTCCGGTGGAGGCGATGACGCGGGCGGTGAAGGTGGAGGCGTTGAGGCCGTGCTCGGCGGCCGACACCCAGTACGCGTCCAACGCCTGCACGTGAGCCGGATCCGGTTCGCCGCGCCACCTGGTCAGGAACGCCTCGGTGAGGGTTTCCGCCTCGGCGACGCGCTCCGCGGGAACCGGGGGCAGGTCGCCGCGGGCGGACTGGGCCACGTAGGACAGTCCGAGCGTCGTGGTCAGCGCGAGCTGGTCGCGGGCGGCGTCCTCGGTGATGTCCAGCAGCGGCGCGAACCCGTGGGCGGGTGCGAGCATCGCGATCGCGGCCTGCGCGTCGGCGCGCACGTCGCCGGTGCGCACCGGCAGCTCGGCGCCTCCAGCGTCCGGCAGGCCCTGGCCGAAGCGGCCGTCGACCAGCAGCTGCCACACATCGCCGAAGGAGACCTTGCCCGCCAGGTCCTCGATGTCGACGCCGCGGTAGCGCAGCGCGCCGCCGTCCCGATCCGGTTCGGCGATCTCGGTCTGGAACGCGACGACGCCTTCCAGACCGGGGCGGAAGTCGGAGCCGCCTGTACTGGTGCCCATGGTTGCCTCGTCTCCTCGTTGAATCGTTCGGGTGGCCGGGCGCTCGGCAGCGCTCGGCGGGACGTGGCGGGGTGCATGAGCACGAGCGCGATCGGTCGCAGCCTGTGCTGTGCCGGTAACACTGCACCCGGCGCGTGGGCCGAGGCAATCGGTGCGGACCCTCCCGATGGTGAAGATCACACGGTTCGGACCGGGAGATGCTTGCGACGATCCCGAAAAATGGTTGTTGACCAGGATCAATTCCGGTGTTGAGCAGGCTTCGCGATCAGGTGATCGTGCTGCAGAAGTGTTCTGCGCCTTGCCCGCGCGAACGCGACGAGATCCTCGTTCACGTGGCCGCGCGATCGCCACCGACGTCGTCACGGCGGAACGCCGACTCACCCGCGCGTTGAAACACCACCCGGAAGCAGCAGTGAGCCACCCGGAAGCGTCGGATGAGAACCCGGACGGCGAGCCCGCGGACATCGCCGCTCAACGGAACCGGACGAACCGGCCCTGAGCTTGCTGCCATTCGAGTGTGCTCACGGTCACTGCATCGTTTGCGGAATCGATCGTGACCTTTCCGCCGGTTCGGCCTGTGTTCCGGATCCGTTTACCGTCGTACCGGTGCCCGTGGCGCACCGCGGTTGCCGCGCCGACCGGTTCGGCTCGTATCCTCCGGCGCCGCCGATCAACAGGCACACCAGTCGGGTCAGGGAGGAAATGACGGATGTCCGAAAGCACCGTGAGCACCGGCACTTTGTCGTCCATGCGGGTGTCCTACGAGGAGGGCTCCCTGCAAGAGGGCCTGCTGGCCGAGAACTGGCATGAGCAGCTGCGGATCTGGTTCGACGAGGCCGTGCGAGCGGAGGTGCCGGAGCCGAACGCGATGGTGCTGGCGACGGCGGACGCCGACGGATTCCCCTCCTCGCGGACCGTGCTGTGCAAGGGATTCGACGAGCGCGGACTGGTCTTCTTCACCAACTACACCTCGTCGAAGAGCCACGACCTCACCGCGACCCGCGTTGCCGCCGCGACCTTCCCGTGGCTTTCGCTGCAACGCCAGGTCAACGTGCGCGGCACCGTCGAGAAGGTGCGCACCGACGAGACCGCCGAGTACTGGGCGGTGCGCCCGCGCGGTTCGCAGCTCGGCGCGTGGGCCTCGCCGCAGTCCCGGGTGGTGACCGGACGCGAGGCGCTGCAGTCCTCGCTCAACGGCATCGAACGACGCTTCGCCGATGCCGAGAAGGTTCCGGTGCCGCCGCACTGGGGCGGCTGGCGCATCCTCCCCGAGGCCGTGGAGTTCTGGCAGGGCCGTCCGGATCGGCTGCACGACCGCCTCCGCTTCCGCCGCAACGACGCCGACTGGGCAGTCGAACGGCTTGCTCCGTAAGGCCCCGCTGCTCGGGTGTCGAGCGTTCACCTGGATGGCGGCCGGAGGTCGTCGGGTGCGTCACAACGGCAGGTTTCTTTAGCGAGGCTCATGGCTAGGCTGGCCCCTCGTGGACCAGCACACCAGCGCTACGGAAAACCGGCGGTCGTGGCGGAAATTGCTCGGCAAGATCGTGCTCGACACCCGGCCGCTGGGATTCCCGGCGTACCGGCGGCTGTGGACCTCCAGCATCGTCACGTCGGTCGGTGCCCAGTTCAGTGCCGTCGCCGTGCCCAAGCAGCTCTACGACCTCACCGGGAACTCCGCCTACGTCGGGCTCGCCGGGATCTTCGGACTGGTGCCGCTGCTGGTGTTCGGGCTCTGGGGCGGTGCCGTCGCCGACACCGTGGACCGCCGGAAGCTGCTGCTGGTCACCAACAGCGGCCTCGCCGCGACCGCGACTCTGCTGTGGCTGGTGGCCGCCGGCGGCGTCGGCTCGGTGTGGCTGGTGCTGGTGCTGTTCGCGTTGCAGCAAACCTGTTTCGCGGTGAACATGCCTGCCCGCAGCGCCGCCATCGCCCGGATCATCCCCGCGCCGCTGCTGCCGTCGGCGCAGGCGCTCAGTTCCACCGTGTTCCAGCTCGGATCCGTCGTCGGGCCGCTGCTGGCCGGTGTGCTGCTGCCACTGCTCGGACTGTCGGTGCTGTACCTGGTGGACGCGCTCGCGCTCACCGTCGCGGTGTGGGCGGTGTTCCGGTTGCCCGCGATGCCGCCGCAGGCCGGGGCGCCGACGAAGGCCGGGCTGCGGTCGGTCATCGACGGATTCCGCTACCTCGCAACGCATCCCGTGCTGCTCGCGTCGTTCCTGATGGACATCATCGCGATGGTGTTCGGCATGCCGCGAGCCCTGTTCCCCGAACTCGCCGAACGGGTCTACGGCGACCCGGCGGGCGGCGGCGTGGCGCTGGGCCTGCTCTACGCGGCGATCCCGTTGGGCGCCTTCGTGTTCGGCGTGCTGTCCGGCTGGCTGCACCGCATCGTGCGCCACGGTGTCGGTGTCACCATCGGCGTCATCGTCTGGGGCGTGGCGATCATCGGTTTCGGGCTGTCGGACTCGTTGTGGCTCGGCGTCGTGTTCCTCGCCATCGGCGGCGGCGCGGACCTGGTGAGCATGGTCTACCGGAGCTCGATGCTGCAGGCCGCCGCGACCGATGAGATGCGCGGCCGCATCCAGGGCGTGTTCACCGTCGTCGTCGCGGGCGGACCGCGGCTCGCGGACGTGCTGCACGGCAGCGGTGGCGCCGC harbors:
- the pdxH gene encoding pyridoxamine 5'-phosphate oxidase, translating into MSESTVSTGTLSSMRVSYEEGSLQEGLLAENWHEQLRIWFDEAVRAEVPEPNAMVLATADADGFPSSRTVLCKGFDERGLVFFTNYTSSKSHDLTATRVAAATFPWLSLQRQVNVRGTVEKVRTDETAEYWAVRPRGSQLGAWASPQSRVVTGREALQSSLNGIERRFADAEKVPVPPHWGGWRILPEAVEFWQGRPDRLHDRLRFRRNDADWAVERLAP
- a CDS encoding SEC-C domain-containing protein; the encoded protein is MSIDLGRVTAMGRDSRRAAIERAEALEADAENSGERTDDLVEAADYWRTAHEPERERAALLAAIDADTGESLFDPRATYAEMLMRLGERAEADRLLNELMGDLNSREHTYIAASGAYQHAGDTATALRWLHIGITRLIPDATDPETELAVNDDGVELLRIRREIRTDLGQPPDELDHALDRISEAAFGPAGPFAEAACEPGFVEKFVDAMADRHDVVVLHWPAEDLAELRRRAPALPLAPDHDAHLLELQREMLLADRDGKRATLVTGSADGYAAFCAEAELSTGDADSAEQYRTDLLLRGEWRSWPPERNAPCWCGAERKYKKCCGAPGRTDS
- a CDS encoding citrate synthase 2, with the translated sequence MGTSTGGSDFRPGLEGVVAFQTEIAEPDRDGGALRYRGVDIEDLAGKVSFGDVWQLLVDGRFGQGLPDAGGAELPVRTGDVRADAQAAIAMLAPAHGFAPLLDITEDAARDQLALTTTLGLSYVAQSARGDLPPVPAERVAEAETLTEAFLTRWRGEPDPAHVQALDAYWVSAAEHGLNASTFTARVIASTGADVAASLSGAVGAMSGPLHGGAPARVLPMLAEAERTGDARKVVESILDRGDRLMGFGHRVYRAEDPRARVLRSTCEQLSAPRYEAAAELERAALSVLRERRPDRPIETNVEFWAAVILDFAQVPTEMMPAMFTCARTAGWSAHVLEQKRTGRLVRPSAQYVGPEPRSPQQVDGWDSVKSLPVAV
- a CDS encoding MFS transporter translates to MDQHTSATENRRSWRKLLGKIVLDTRPLGFPAYRRLWTSSIVTSVGAQFSAVAVPKQLYDLTGNSAYVGLAGIFGLVPLLVFGLWGGAVADTVDRRKLLLVTNSGLAATATLLWLVAAGGVGSVWLVLVLFALQQTCFAVNMPARSAAIARIIPAPLLPSAQALSSTVFQLGSVVGPLLAGVLLPLLGLSVLYLVDALALTVAVWAVFRLPAMPPQAGAPTKAGLRSVIDGFRYLATHPVLLASFLMDIIAMVFGMPRALFPELAERVYGDPAGGGVALGLLYAAIPLGAFVFGVLSGWLHRIVRHGVGVTIGVIVWGVAIIGFGLSDSLWLGVVFLAIGGGADLVSMVYRSSMLQAAATDEMRGRIQGVFTVVVAGGPRLADVLHGSGGAAIGAQTTIAAGGVLVVVCAVAAVLLFPAFWRYRAPTA